From Mya arenaria isolate MELC-2E11 chromosome 12, ASM2691426v1, the proteins below share one genomic window:
- the LOC128211477 gene encoding E3 ubiquitin-protein ligase KCMF1-like isoform X1, with protein sequence MSRHDGVSCDSCLKSNFRGKRYKCLVCYDYDLCATCYESGATSTRHTNDHSVQCIITRSDFDIFYGGEAITAEQPQAFSCPYCTKMGYTEALLQEHVTADHADTSIEVVCPICASLPGGDPNHVTDDFAAHLTLEHRAPREFDEPTGIRHVRRIPHPGRGVGGARTRRATNMHFSGTSGASLTGLSPSGREAMDPIAELLSQLSSVRSRAAAAQSVTSQLQQLEMQLQSTRSAKQQLERTPRRQMVEAAKTTAAGVVASGEAGGSNTAGNNNNAVTNSLYLLARCSEPVIDEMDVEAGRRERSSRSLFIQELLLSMLTEQTNLPDSTLENLDKLLLSDQLQEATSEKSEKPDEETDKSDNAHIEGATAMEKENVPLASSKSSSSEAHFVVTGASAVNKSVGQKPVERALTGTKQKALGSSVVSAVNGKGASGISGGRVRQSTVQYQSQGERHSQSLHNVRQSSLMQNMELSNNLSLNVGGRSGGAAYDTENPQPLPGRPGSGGREREGPINPATAKRNMVKHFPATKASDREPPPH encoded by the exons ATGTCCCGACATGATG GTGTCAGCTGTGATTCATGTTTGAAGAGTAACTTCCGAGGAAAGCGATACAAATGTTTGGTTTGCTATGATTATGACCTCTGCGCCACATGCTATGAATCAGGGGCTACCTCCACCCGCCACACCAATGATCATTCTGTGCAGTGTATTATTACCAGATCAGACTTTG ATATATTTTACGGAGGGGAAGCTATAACTGCAGAGCAACCACAGGCATTTTCGTGTCCATACTGCACCAAGATGGGATATACGGAGGCATTACTGCAGGAACATGTCACTGCAGATCATGCAGATACCTCAATAGAAGTG GTATGTCCAATCTGTGCATCACTGCCTGGCGGAGACCCCAACCATGTGACTGACGACTTCGCCGCTCACCTTACTTTAGAGCACCGTGCTCCTAGAGAATT CGATGAACCAACAGGGATTCGTCACGTACGTAGAATACCACACCCTGGCCGAGGGGTGGGTGGAGCCAGAACACGTCGAGCCACCAACATGCACTTTTCTGGAACCAGCGGAGCCTCTCTAACCGGCCTCTCCCCCAGCGGCAGGGAGGCTATGGACCCCATAGCTGAGCTTCTCTCTCAGTTGTCAAGTGTTCGGAGTAGGGCGGCTGCAGCCCAGAGCGTAACCTCCCAGTTGCAGCAACTAGAGATGCAGTTACAGTCAACTAGGTCTGCAAA ACAACAGTTGGAGAGGACTCCGCGTCGACAGATGGTTGAGGCGGCTAAGACGACAGCCGCAGGGGTGGTGGCATCGGGGGAGGCAGGAGGGAGCAACACTgctggcaacaacaacaatgctgtAACCAACTCTCTCTACCTTCTAGCCAG ATGCAGTGAGCCTGTGATAGATGAAATGGATGTGGAGGCTGGCAGACGAGAACGCTCCAGTCGAAGCCTGTTCATCCAGGAATTACTCCTTTCTATGCTCACCGAGCAAACCAACCTTCCTGATTCCACGCTAGAAAACCTTGATAAACTCTTACTCTCTGACCAGTTGCAAGAGGCGACGTCAGAAAAGTCAGAAAAGCCGGATGAAGAGACAGACAAAAGTGATAATGCCCACATAGAGGGGGCTACTGCCATGGAAAAGGAGAATGTGCCGCTTGCTAGTAGTAAAAGTTCTAGTTCTGAGGCGCATTTTGTGGTAACAGGAGCTAGTGCTGTGAATAAAAGCGTAGGACAAAAACCAGTGGAAAGAGCATTGACTGGAACAAAACAGAAAGCCTTAGGTTCTTCTGTGGTGTCCGCTGTAAATGGGAAAGGTGCAAGCGGCATTTCTGGTGGCCGAGTTCGGCAAAGTACCGTTCAGTACCAAAGTCAAGGTGAGCGCCACAGTCAGTCACTGCATAATGTTCGACAGAGCAGTCTTATGCAGAATATGGAACTGTcgaataatttatcattaaatgttgGCGGGCGCAGCGGGGGTGCTGCATATGATACGGAGAATCCACAACCGTTGCCGGGGCGACCTGGTTCTGGGGGCCGGGAAAGGGAAGGCCCCATTAATCCTGCTACTGCAAAACGAAATATGGTGAAGCATTTTCCAGCCACAAAAGCGTCTGATCGGGAACCCCCTCCCCACTGA
- the LOC128211477 gene encoding E3 ubiquitin-protein ligase KCMF1-like isoform X2 — MSRHDGVSCDSCLKSNFRGKRYKCLVCYDYDLCATCYESGATSTRHTNDHSVQCIITRSDFDIFYGGEAITAEQPQAFSCPYCTKMGYTEALLQEHVTADHADTSIEVVCPICASLPGGDPNHVTDDFAAHLTLEHRAPREFDEPTGIRHVRRIPHPGRGVGGARTRRATNMHFSGTSGASLTGLSPSGREAMDPIAELLSQLSSVRSRAAAAQSVTSQLQQLEMQLQSTRQQLERTPRRQMVEAAKTTAAGVVASGEAGGSNTAGNNNNAVTNSLYLLARCSEPVIDEMDVEAGRRERSSRSLFIQELLLSMLTEQTNLPDSTLENLDKLLLSDQLQEATSEKSEKPDEETDKSDNAHIEGATAMEKENVPLASSKSSSSEAHFVVTGASAVNKSVGQKPVERALTGTKQKALGSSVVSAVNGKGASGISGGRVRQSTVQYQSQGERHSQSLHNVRQSSLMQNMELSNNLSLNVGGRSGGAAYDTENPQPLPGRPGSGGREREGPINPATAKRNMVKHFPATKASDREPPPH, encoded by the exons ATGTCCCGACATGATG GTGTCAGCTGTGATTCATGTTTGAAGAGTAACTTCCGAGGAAAGCGATACAAATGTTTGGTTTGCTATGATTATGACCTCTGCGCCACATGCTATGAATCAGGGGCTACCTCCACCCGCCACACCAATGATCATTCTGTGCAGTGTATTATTACCAGATCAGACTTTG ATATATTTTACGGAGGGGAAGCTATAACTGCAGAGCAACCACAGGCATTTTCGTGTCCATACTGCACCAAGATGGGATATACGGAGGCATTACTGCAGGAACATGTCACTGCAGATCATGCAGATACCTCAATAGAAGTG GTATGTCCAATCTGTGCATCACTGCCTGGCGGAGACCCCAACCATGTGACTGACGACTTCGCCGCTCACCTTACTTTAGAGCACCGTGCTCCTAGAGAATT CGATGAACCAACAGGGATTCGTCACGTACGTAGAATACCACACCCTGGCCGAGGGGTGGGTGGAGCCAGAACACGTCGAGCCACCAACATGCACTTTTCTGGAACCAGCGGAGCCTCTCTAACCGGCCTCTCCCCCAGCGGCAGGGAGGCTATGGACCCCATAGCTGAGCTTCTCTCTCAGTTGTCAAGTGTTCGGAGTAGGGCGGCTGCAGCCCAGAGCGTAACCTCCCAGTTGCAGCAACTAGAGATGCAGTTACAGTCAACTAG ACAACAGTTGGAGAGGACTCCGCGTCGACAGATGGTTGAGGCGGCTAAGACGACAGCCGCAGGGGTGGTGGCATCGGGGGAGGCAGGAGGGAGCAACACTgctggcaacaacaacaatgctgtAACCAACTCTCTCTACCTTCTAGCCAG ATGCAGTGAGCCTGTGATAGATGAAATGGATGTGGAGGCTGGCAGACGAGAACGCTCCAGTCGAAGCCTGTTCATCCAGGAATTACTCCTTTCTATGCTCACCGAGCAAACCAACCTTCCTGATTCCACGCTAGAAAACCTTGATAAACTCTTACTCTCTGACCAGTTGCAAGAGGCGACGTCAGAAAAGTCAGAAAAGCCGGATGAAGAGACAGACAAAAGTGATAATGCCCACATAGAGGGGGCTACTGCCATGGAAAAGGAGAATGTGCCGCTTGCTAGTAGTAAAAGTTCTAGTTCTGAGGCGCATTTTGTGGTAACAGGAGCTAGTGCTGTGAATAAAAGCGTAGGACAAAAACCAGTGGAAAGAGCATTGACTGGAACAAAACAGAAAGCCTTAGGTTCTTCTGTGGTGTCCGCTGTAAATGGGAAAGGTGCAAGCGGCATTTCTGGTGGCCGAGTTCGGCAAAGTACCGTTCAGTACCAAAGTCAAGGTGAGCGCCACAGTCAGTCACTGCATAATGTTCGACAGAGCAGTCTTATGCAGAATATGGAACTGTcgaataatttatcattaaatgttgGCGGGCGCAGCGGGGGTGCTGCATATGATACGGAGAATCCACAACCGTTGCCGGGGCGACCTGGTTCTGGGGGCCGGGAAAGGGAAGGCCCCATTAATCCTGCTACTGCAAAACGAAATATGGTGAAGCATTTTCCAGCCACAAAAGCGTCTGATCGGGAACCCCCTCCCCACTGA